One Desmodus rotundus isolate HL8 unplaced genomic scaffold, HLdesRot8A.1 manual_scaffold_57, whole genome shotgun sequence DNA segment encodes these proteins:
- the LOC112322342 gene encoding zinc finger protein 345-like, which produces MFNEIRDVTNGLSVFKDYQSACDEDGSSQGNEHWKNFTHVSNPNVHHKSQLPNSQYKGGKGFEQMSNHSAHHVYPIVEKTIQQSKNIKRLKQSSNSTEAMNITVSEKVYKYLPCIKFFNQISNLNALDKTCPGKEHRCKDYGKSGHWFSGVTLHKKGYPGQNPDICNECGKAFWITSTLPNHHKIHTGDKPDKCRECAKAFTQSSNFRDNQKIHTREKFFQGSEGGSACTESYNLAQHHNITTCEQPYMCRECGKAFRWSSQLTRHQIIHTGEKPFNCTQCGRAFTHSLTLTCHQRVHTGEKSYKCPQWGKGFRYLRTITEHQKIHTREKLYECTQCGKAFTQSSKLTRHQRIHTGENPYECTQCGKAFTQSSTLTSHQKIHTEEKPYECTQCGKAFTHSSNLTQHQKIHTGEKPYECTQCGKAFTQSSKLIRHQRIHTGEKPYECTQCGKAFTQSSDLTRHQQIHTGEKPYECTQCGTAFTQSSTLTSHQKIHTGEKPYECTQCGKAFRWTSALTQHQNLHTGIKPYKCKICTEAFNQACKLSSHQKIHTGTKPC; this is translated from the coding sequence ATGTTTAATGAAATTAGGGATGTCACTAATGGCCTTTCTGTTTTCAAGGATTACCAGAGTGCATGTGATGAGGACGGAAGTAGTCAAGGCAATGAACATTGGAAGAATTTTACCCACGTGTCAAATCCTAATGTACATCACAAGAGTCAGCTTCCCAACAGCCAGTACAAAGGTGGAAAAGGCTTTGAACAAATGTCAAATCACAGTGCTCATCATGTTTATCCTATTGTGGAGAAGACAATCCAGCAAAGTAAAAACATCAAACGTTTAAAGCAATCTTCAAATAGCACTGAAGCAATGAATATTACTGTCAGCGAGAAAGTTTACAAATATTTACCATGCATAAAATTCTTCAATCAAATATCCAATCTAAACGCTCTTGACAAAACATGTCCCGGGAAAGAACACAGATGTAAAGACTATGGTAAATCAGGTCATTGGTTTTCAGGTGTAACTCTACATAAAAAAGGTTATCCTGGACAGAATCCTGATATTTGTAATGAATGTGGAAAAGCATTTTGGATTACATCAACCCTTCCCAATCATCACAAAATTCACACTGGAGACAAGCCTGACAAATGTAGAGAATGTGCAAAAGCTTTTACCCAGTCCTCAAATTTCAGAGATAATCAGAAAATTCATACAAGAGAGAAATTTTTCCAAGGTAGTGAAGGTGGCAGTGCCTGTACAGAGTCCTATAATCTTGCCCAGCATCACAATATTACTACTTGTGAACAGCCTTATATGTGCCGAGAATGTGGGAAAGCATTTAGGTGGTCCTCACAACTTACACGACATCAGATAATTCATACTGGTGAGAAGCCTTTTAATTGTACTCAATGTGGCAGAGCATTTACACACTCCTTAACCCTTACTTGCCATCAGAgagttcatactggagagaagtcttataaATGTCCACAATGGGGCAAAGGCTTCAGGTACTTGAGAACAATTACtgaacatcagaaaattcatactaGAGAGAAGCTTTATGAATGTACACAATGTGGGAAAGCATTTACACAGTCCTCAAAACTTACTagacatcagagaattcatactggagagaatcCTTATGAATGTACACAATGTGGGAAAGCATTTACACAGTCCTCAACACTTACTagtcatcagaaaattcatactgaagagaagccttatgaatgcACACAATGTGGGAAAGCATTTACACATTCCTCAAACCttactcaacatcagaaaattcacactggagagaagccttatgaatgtacACAATGTGGCAAAGCATTTACACAGTCCTCAAAACTTATTagacatcagagaattcatactggagagaaaccttatgaatgtaCACAATGTGGCAAAGCATTTACACAGTCCTCAGACCTTACTCGTCATCAgcaaattcatactggagagaagccttatgaatgcACACAATGTGGCACAGCATTTACACAGTCTTCCACACTAACTagtcatcagaaaattcatactggagagaagccatatgaatgtacacaatgtggcaaagcctttagGTGGACCTCAGCCCTTACACAGCATCAGAATCTTCATACTGGGATAAAgccttataaatgtaaaatatgtactGAAGCCTTCAACCAGGCCTGTAAACTTTCTTcccatcagaaaattcatactggaACCAAACCTTGTTAG